ACACCTTTTATACTCGTATTATACCTCGTTTATAGTGAGAAGACAAAGTAGAAATTTTAGCAATAGAAGAAAGCACGTCACTAGCCTTATCCAGACTTTGTTTttaacaagagaaaattttgaccATATATAATTGTGGACTAAGTCAATGAGACTGACAAATATTTCCATGTATCATAAAAGACAAGATTGACGAACCTAAAGTGATTAATAAGCTTACAAGTAAGTTTACGTTTCCTCTTTTCCTTTTCAACATTTTACACATTTGATTCAGAAATTTAATATATTCATTTATAATTGTCTGTCATAGGTGTTATCATCTCACCTTCAAGTGCACTTGGCAATAGTTATCAGCAGTCATCTCTAACTATTGATTGCAATGATCAAGTAACTTATGATTCTTACACGAGTTTGTTATGTGATTTGTAACTCTGGATATCCAGTTATCCATAAATTATCTCTGTCAACAAGCTGGTTGTATTACGATTCCTGGAATGATctaaatatttattattattcCTTATTTGTGAGCATGATACAAAAGATGCAAAGAGCAAAAGGATATGGAaatattggattttttttttaacacaaCAAGTTTATCGATCTTTTTCCGAATCAATTTAGATTGGTATTAAGACCACATACATTGGGTGCGAGATCAGGACTTTGAGCAAGACTGTTGAATATTACTTCTACTGAATGTTCGGTATATACCAATAGTATTATACTCCCTCCATCTCAAAATAACAGTCCTAATTgaatttgtcaagatattaaggaaatcctataAAGTGTCGCGACTAACCCTTGACTAGCCCTATTTAATGTTATGTTATTACCAACACTAAAACTAATAGTATTAAAAATTATAAATtggataatattattattttaggaaatatttgtagaaataaaaacaaacttaTATTGCTTTTATCATGGAGTCCATAATTAGAACGGGATATACTCCACATATCTcatcgtaagaaaaagaaaatcccttcatttgattTTGATTCCCCGCACGGAAAATTTAGAGGCTTTGGAATTTTTATTTGAGAGGGAAAGAAAAGAGATAAAAAGATTAATAAAGATGAAAATGTTATGTAAGAATAAGTAGAaattttattagatattttacAATTATCCACaaatgtttttatttaaaaaaagaaTGACAATCAATATAAAAATACTGAGTAGATTTTTTCCTTATATATGGTGATATTATATAAGATTTTGGATTAagttatattaaaaatgatttcatgattatgaaaaataaaggtaTACTTGATAGTTTAACGAAAAAATATGTCTATAAACAGAACGAACAAATAAAAAGAGACAGACCAAAGTAGAAATTAGGACAGATAAAAAAGGACAGAGGAGTACTAGTTTCTTGAATTCATGCTTACAAAGTCAAAAAAGGTGGTCCACATACACAAAGATATATAATATCGACAAATAAAAATTACTAGCAATTTAATATATACCTTGGAATGAACATCAAAGTATGATGTATGCATCGTCTAATTGCAACTATAAATAATCAATTGAttacttaaaaaaaaatttaattaagtgGATACAGATTTTTACCCATTATCAGAACTTTTAAATTATTATTTACACatgtaagtttttttttatttaactaTTGTATATACCTCAATTTTAGATTGGTATATATTTTTAAATTAGGAAATATTTAATTGGCCTTATGTATTCAATATATTCATAAGCTACTGTTAACAACTAAATTCTTTTAGAACCAAATGTTGTTGTTCCAAACCACGACCCACTttccaaaacatgcataaaaaatCCTGATAATTAAGAAAGCAATGCTGATAGATATATTTGATCAACAAATctggcaggagcaagaattatcACGTAAACTCCACAAACAAAATACGAAATTGATAACATCAACAAAATTTCTAACAAATGTAGGCATCTACTATTATACTTGAAACATAAGTTACATGTTACCTCGGTTGTAGTCAAGTAAAATCCTGGTTCGTAATCAGCAACATCTTGAACCATCCCTCTCATTCCCGGACCAGCAATAAGAGCTCAGATCAGCTCTGCCAAATCCTGATGTGGAATAAATATTAATATACTACATTATCATTCAAACACAAAGCAGAAAGAACAATGCAAGATCCATGTGTCCTGGTCTCATGAAGAACTGTAGGTACATCATGAAAGTTCaagacaatatatatatatatatatatatatatatatatatatatatatatatatataatgcaaAAGTTGATATCTTTTAATACCACAaatgatttttctttctttcttataaTTTTTCGCATATGTTTTTGTTCCTTTCAGATAATTTTATGTTTAACTTTTATATACTACAcatgattttattttatattttgtcaATATATTTCATTGTTTGCAGATTTTAAATTTTCATATCACTTTGAATGTTTTAGTATgcattttggtttttaatttttgaaatactcgtatCAAAAAAACTAACTGTCTTtcctaaatattaaaaaaatgaaataatacaAAGTATTAAATTATAGGATATAACGTGGTttggatgaaaaacataaataTCCTCACATTTTGTAGAAACTACGATAAAACCTTCAAATGTGGATAAATGCATATTTTAAAAAGTTGTGTGTGTAGACCCTATTAGTTTTTTATTTGGGTAGATattaattttctttattaagGGAACATCAATTcatcaaaataatataaaatatattCAAATCGAAGGTGTAGTTGAGATTATGGCCACCAAATTAAAGAAACATTATGTACTCTTATTTCCAAAACATTTGACACTAACTGATTGAGTTTTTATAATTTTTGGACCCACACACCCCATTAGTAGCTCCGCCCCAGAAGCCGGTAAATCAACATATGATATTATTAAAATCAACAAAGTTTGGAAATCTTCAAAATGGTAGTAAAAATCAACAAATCTGGCGCACGAATCTTCAGAATTGAAGGTGATATAGTAAGATAAACAAAAATCGGTGAATCAACCTAAGGTTTAAAACGTGTTTAAGCTAATTGTATAGAGGAGAAATTTTGAGTATGACCCCATTAAAAAGGACACAATTGAGTAAGACTATTTGAAGAAGGTAGTTGAAAGATATATCAAAACATAAAGTTTTCGAAAAATGGAAGAATTTTCATGGCAAATGAAATAGATGCACTCAAAAAGTCTGAACAAACACATTATGAAAGAACTTGAAAGTAATAGAGATCAGTTTATAAATTTACTCAGTGATTTGAAACATGGATTGAGAAGGTCACGGGGCGACTTTGTTGAAAATGCTTGTTGGTAAAGACCAAATGATTTTATCTATCGATTATTAAATAGTAACAGCTGCCTCTGCTCTATCACCAACAAAGATAACTCCAGAAGGCAGTGAAGGTAAATTTCACGTAGAAAAAGCTCAGTATCCGAGTGACTATACTTATAAATTCGTTGTGTGTATAAATTTTTTTTCCAGTTAATTTTTATCCAGATATTATGAATTCGGGTTTAATATTGGAGGATAGAAGGCTGATAAACCAAACAATTTATACGAACTTTATATATTCCATAAAAACAATTTGAATGCATTCTTAtttgaataaaaaataaaaaaaaatatttagccCTCAAATCTAAAGTTAGGTCAAACTACCCATCGACTTGTATATAAAGGCCATTTACTCGTGTACTCTCTCCGATTTCAAAAGATAGATTTGTTTTTACGTTCAATTTGTACATGAAACTGTTTTTTCCTCCCAgaatcctttttcttttttgaagcaatATTGAGGTGCGCACTACATGAGGCCACGCGTCAGAGCAACATCCAAGATTTTTCTACCCTAAAGTGAAGACTAAAACGTTCGAACCAAACACAAACAGATGCAACAAAAATCCAAACAGACAGGAACGAGTGGTCCACTTTCGTCTCTCCCACCATGGAcctccttttcttcttttcttctcttgctCATACTCTGATTTTCAGACTTTACTTCAGCTCTCTCCATCTCTCTAAAGCTCCAGAGAAAAGgacgagaagaagaaaaagctgAAGCAAACCTCAAATGGATGCAGCATCGCAGCTCGGTTACTGCGGAATCGAACCCCTCAAGCGGACGGTAGCATCAGCCAGACGAAGAGGAGGAGATTATCATGCTAGTAGTGCTcgtatcaccaccaccaccgtccaacactctaaaagaagaagtagaagaagaaatcttgttgtttctgttgCTACAGAgcaaccaccttcttcttcagcacCACCACCGTCAAGGCGGAAACCTATTATTAATGACAATTCGGTAACTACTAATgtttaattttgaaaagaattgattaatttttgctgTTTTAGTGTTGAAAATGGATTCTACTGTAGAGGATGGGAAATGTATCACAAGAGATTAAAAGAGTGAGAGCTCAAATGGAAGAAAATGAGGAAGTTGCAATTCTAATGAGAGGTCTTAGGGGGCAAAATTTGAACGATTCACAATTTGCTGCTGATGATGTCCAGCTTCGCCTCGTTGAGGTAATTTCCAATTTATGCATACACATTATGAAGGTCTATGCGATAATGTGTCATGTCACAAATTTTAGACATTATACCTACGCCATTATGATTCGTTTGAACGAAATGCTAAACATGTCTGTTCGGGCTTGTATGATATATTGCGTTCCAATGTTTTTTGTTTTGCTTCTGTTTTTCAGATTGAAGAAAGAGGTGATTCATTGCCTCTGGTTTATGATCCTGATATCATTAGTGCATATTGGGGAAAGCGACCACGTTCTGTTGCAACACGTATTGTCCAATTAACATCTGTTGCTGGTGGGTTTCTTTCTCGACTTTTATGGGATGTCATTACCAAGAAGGTCAAAGAGGTAGGTAACTCTGTTCAGAACCTTTGATgctttgatgtaagctataataCAGCTTACACACTTTCTGGCTATTCAATAGAACGAAGTTGCACGTGCCATTGAAATACGTGAGATTGTGACCTCTCTTGGTCCAGCATATATCAAACTAGGGCAAGCATTGAGTATTCGTCCAGACATTTTGTCACCTGCAGCAATGACTGAGCTGCAAAAGCTTTGCGATAAGGTACTGTGAATATCTTCATTTCTTAATCTATTACTTCATTATCGCAATTATGGGTCTGTTTCAAGCTAAGATGTTCAAAATATGCAATAAATACTACTTGCAATGCTTTATATATGCACGTTACTTGCATGATGCACTGATCTCAGAGCTTCCAATTCTGTAATATGGTTTACTTGAGCTAATTGAAACTTTTATGATGTTTGAAGGTTCCTTCATTTCCAGATGATATGGCTATGGCCCTTATTGAATCAGAGCTCGGTGAGCCTTGGCAGAATATCTATTCAGAGCTTACTTCGTCTCCAATCGCTGCTGGTAGCCTCAGAAATCCTTTTTCTTGTACTTGATATTGATTGTTAATTAAGTTATTCTTGCCGGACATCGTTTTTTCCAGTAATTTCATCTCTAGTTTTTTGAATTCTCATATAATGTATTTAGTTAATGTTACCCATTTAAAAAACTTAAACTTGCCTTCTTTCCAGCGTCCCTTGGTCAGGTCTATAAGGGTCGACTGAAAGAAAATGGGGATCTAGTGGCTGTAAAAGTACAACGACCCTTTGTGCTTGAGACTGTAACCATCGATCTATTCATCATCCGGAACTTGGGATTGGCTCTTCGGAAGTTTCCTCAGGCAAACGCTTACGCACCTAATCTCTCTTTCGAGACTGTAACTTTCATTGGTCAGTGAGTAATCAATTGGGGGCACTTGTTCTATTCCTTAATCTGCTTCTCAAAAATTTCAGGTCGCTCTTGATGTTGTTGGACTAGTAGATGAATGGGCTGCTCGTTTTTTTGAGGAACTTGATTACATTAACGAGGGTGAAAATGGCACACTTTTCGCTGAAATGATGCGAAAAGATCTTCCTCAGGTAAGCTTGATCACCATATACTGTGCCTATCTGCCAGACCAAGTCTAAACTTGTCTTATCCGATTGTTTTTTCGAGGAATGCGATATAGTGTCTTGTCTTACAATATAAGTTTTGATTATTGTTGGTGAATAATTACAAGTCTCTCTTCTTTTTCGTTTTCTTGAAACATTCTATTCTAAACACAATAGCAGCTCTTCGTTTATTTGTAAACTCATATCCTATATCACATTTCAATTTGTAAGTCTAATTTGATTTTCTTGCCCCCAAAATTAGGTTGTTGTTCCAAAAACGTACACCAAATATACTACTAGAAAGGTTCTCACAACAGGATGGGTAGAGGGAGAAAAACTGTCACAAAGTACTGAAAGTGATGTTGGGGAACTGGTCAATGTTGGAGTCATATGCTACCTAAAACAGGTATGGCATCCATTGTTATGTGTTTCAGTATTGTACTGAAGCATTTTATGTGAAGAAAAAATGGCAATCATCATCTAGAaactgtttttttctttcatgtgCATCACCTGTGAATTTACTATTAACTTCACATACTACTAGTTTAAACTTTAAATTGATACATGAATAAGTATCGTCTTATTGTCATCATTCTTTCGCAGTTGCTTGATACCGGCTTCTTTCATGCTGATCCACACCC
This genomic stretch from Papaver somniferum cultivar HN1 chromosome 5, ASM357369v1, whole genome shotgun sequence harbors:
- the LOC113283065 gene encoding uncharacterized protein LOC113283065, with product MDAASQLGYCGIEPLKRTVASARRRGGDYHASSARITTTTVQHSKRRSRRRNLVVSVATEQPPSSSAPPPSRRKPIINDNSRMGNVSQEIKRVRAQMEENEEVAILMRGLRGQNLNDSQFAADDVQLRLVEIEERGDSLPLVYDPDIISAYWGKRPRSVATRIVQLTSVAGGFLSRLLWDVITKKVKENEVARAIEIREIVTSLGPAYIKLGQALSIRPDILSPAAMTELQKLCDKVPSFPDDMAMALIESELGEPWQNIYSELTSSPIAAASLGQVYKGRLKENGDLVAVKVQRPFVLETVTIDLFIIRNLGLALRKFPQVALDVVGLVDEWAARFFEELDYINEGENGTLFAEMMRKDLPQVVVPKTYTKYTTRKVLTTGWVEGEKLSQSTESDVGELVNVGVICYLKQLLDTGFFHADPHPGNMIRTPDGKLAILDFGLVTKLTDDQKYGMIEAIAHLIHRDYGAIVKDFVKLGFIDEGVNLEPILPVLAKVFDQALEGGGAKNLNFQELAADLAQITFDYPFKIPPYFALIIRAIGVLEGIALVGDPEFAIVDEAYPYIAQRLLTDESPRLRSALRYTIYGKTGVFDAERFIDVMQAFESFITAAKSGGGGELNGSMADLGSLQNQTDYEVPGFSQNISRPEQPIETRAALGFLLSEKGNFFREFLLDEIVKGIDAVSREQTVQIMAALGVGNSFSIINSMVPSFGPLRRTTFLPTVTEEDRIVLNNVQKVVGFLTAGTPNSRTNSQDINAAQVIQELLPILPGISAQILPEVLSRLSSRMLARLVRDVFL